Proteins encoded by one window of Micromonospora coxensis:
- a CDS encoding SRPBCC domain-containing protein translates to MTTDVDEPTVVRSSIEVAAAPDHAFTVFTRGLDRWWNRHHHLLPGELKQVGVDPHEGGRVWEENDAGEVCVWGRVLTWEPPRTFAFSWLIGPDWAVPAPDATGSRVTVTFTPTDRGTRVDLVHDRLDAHGPGWEGVRAGVGGEGGWPGLLRHYAAEV, encoded by the coding sequence GTCCGCAGCAGCATCGAGGTCGCCGCCGCGCCCGACCACGCCTTCACCGTCTTCACCCGCGGCCTGGACCGCTGGTGGAACCGACACCACCACCTGCTGCCCGGCGAACTCAAGCAGGTCGGCGTGGACCCGCACGAGGGCGGACGGGTCTGGGAGGAGAACGACGCCGGCGAGGTGTGCGTCTGGGGCCGGGTGCTCACCTGGGAGCCACCCCGCACCTTCGCCTTCTCCTGGCTCATCGGCCCGGACTGGGCGGTGCCCGCACCGGACGCGACCGGCAGCCGGGTCACCGTCACGTTCACCCCGACCGACCGGGGCACCCGGGTCGACCTGGTCCACGACCGGCTCGACGCGCACGGGCCCGGTTGGGAGGGCGTCCGCGCCGGGGTGGGCGGCGAGGGCGGCTGGCCCGGCCTGCTGCGGCACTACGCGGCCGAGGTCTGA